Proteins co-encoded in one Garra rufa chromosome 7, GarRuf1.0, whole genome shotgun sequence genomic window:
- the gpr35.1 gene encoding G-protein coupled receptor 35.1, whose translation MSNCTLQTTTTVQQLQKVTSIPTFILGVIGNIYVLVMFCRRPRAKWTYMNIYITNMAIADLALLTFLPFKIHYYTRPLAEHLKALCNFVLLVYYVNMYVSIFTITAISVVRYVAIKYPLKAREIISRRNALIVCALIWLTVCSISPVYFVTDSNNDKTMCFQRVKTALSLNFILLLIIVGFLLPFLIMLFCSVRVVCALRKQLDVGTRSEKLQCMFVIVANFVVFVICFLPVHLGYFVKYIVQNEYADAEDDDGCYYKQLAHNFLHVALYVSNMNCGLDCFSYYFATKTSWNMCCVNEG comes from the coding sequence ATGTCCAACTGTACTCTCCAAACCACCACCACAGTCCAGCAGCTACAGAAAGTCACTTCCATTCCCACCTTCATACTCGGGGTCATAGGGAACATTTACGTCTTGGTGATGTTTTGCCGCCGGCCCAGAGCAAAATGGACCTACATGAACATCTACATCACCAACATGGCGATCGCCGACCTCGCTCTGTTGACGTTCCTGCCCTTTAAGATCCATTACTACACCAGGCCGCTGGCAGAGCACCTAAAGGCGCTGTGTAATTTTGTTCTGTTGGTTTACTACGTCAACATGTACGTGAGTATCTTCACCATCACGGCCATCAGCGTGGTGCGTTACGTGGCCATCAAATATCCCTTGAAGGCCAGGGAAATCATCTCTCGCAGAAATGCTCTGATCGTTTGCGCACTCATATGGCTCACCGTTTGCTCCATCAGCCCGGTTTACTTCGTGACGGACTCCAATAACGACAAGACCATGTGCTTCCAGAGGGTCAAGACGGCATTGTCGTTGAATTTCATTCTGTTGTTGATCATCGTCGGGTTCCTCTTGCCGTTCCTCATCATGCTCTTCTGCTCCGTTAGAGTCGTTTGCGCTTTAAGGAAACAGTTGGACGTCGGAACGCGTTCTGAGAAGCTCCAGTGCATGTTTGTCATCGTCGCCAATTTCGTTGTTTTCGTCATTTGCTTTCTCCCCGTCCACTTGGGTTACTTCGTTAAATATATCGTGCAAAACGAGTACGCAGATGCAGAGGATGATGACGGCTGCTACTATAAACAGCTCGCGCACAACTTCCTGCACGTCGCTCTTTACGTTTCCAATATGAACTGTGGTTTGGACTGCTTTAGCTATTATTTCGCCACAAAAACGTCATGGAATATGTGCTGTGTGAATGAGGGTTGA